A region of the Electrophorus electricus isolate fEleEle1 chromosome 7, fEleEle1.pri, whole genome shotgun sequence genome:
TTAAAGAATGTGTCTAGGTAGTCACCCCCCTTCTTTAGTTCAGAGTAGTTATTTTTACATGTTCAGCATTATAATTCGTATTTACTTGGTTAGCATCAGTACCTTAATATTTTGATCTCTAATTAacattagtattattattagtataatacttattgttgttgttgtcgtcatcgtcgtcatcatcatcatcatgcttcatcttttttgttttggagaGGAAAGCACTCTTCTTTTTTGATCTATTGTGATTCAGATATCAAACTTTGAAAATCTTAGTGGGTTAACACATGTGTCTGTCATGGATCAAACCACTCTGCTGAAGCAGGAACATTGACGCACAAATCTAGAGATGTTATACATTCCTTTTTTATCTGGAATTGGAAGATGGGTAACTTTACTCTCAAAATTAGACAATGCATATTTTATTATCTATAACGTGTGGTCACAGTGCTGCTGTACTTATCTGTTATTTTCAAATTTGCCTGAAAGGTTGAAGAATTTACAGAGGACATACCCTGGTGCACACATCATTCACTTATGTAGTACCCCAATGCTTGTTGACTGGTGATGTTTCAACCCAAATATTGCTGATTTTACAGTAAATCTGTGGCTAAACAATATAGATTAAATCTTTTTCTCATAATCTTCATAACTGTTACAATATATCTGCAGGGTTACTCATAAATTTGCACCAAACCAATCATAATTTTACTTTGTTAAATTTGGGAACATCACAAAGGAGAAATAGAATATGTGGATGTTGTGAGAAGAATAATTTGTTTTGAATGATTAAGAATTTAATTGCAACATCCGAGAACTCATCAATTAAACTTTCTATCTGCATGACACAGAACACCATACAGAACAATGGGAGAGTTTTAGGTTTAAAGATTAGGAGCTATTAAAATATTGtaagatgttaaaaaaaaaaaaccctagaGACTACTTATAGAAGCTAAGCTGATATCAAACACTAAATCCCTcctgaataaaaaaaagacttaaagcTGTCCTCTGGAGAGGCAGCAGAATTAAAGGTCTTAGAGCTAGAGCTTGATCAAGCATATAGAATTTAACCAAAGGAGCCTTCATTCAATCTAGAACAAAAATGGATGGAACACAGGGAGAAAAAATCATCCTATTTTGCATTAAAGATAAGGGACCACAGAAAGAATCgtctctgttttaaaaatattaacaacatAGTATATACTGATGCCAAGCCAATCTCGGTTGCAGTTACTAACTTTTATAGTTCTCTTTATATGCCCACATTTGAGCAGTTTAGCTGTGAGACGTTTTTAAACCTTACTGAATGTAAGGTTAATACCATTACAGGGTTCAACAATAACGACTTGAATGCccgttgcaaaaaaaaaaccaaaaaaaacccccgcGACATCGGGACAGCAGCCAGtttaattcatttgaatatttaaaccATTCGTAATGCAAAACATGCTCTTATCCatcaaaacaaaccaatgatATTCTCTGTTGACAAACGATGTCCGAGCGATGTGTGCGGGAACATGGAGAAGCGTGAATACTAAGCAAAGCGGACCCGCAGCTTCGTTCCCTCATGGATGGATTTTGACCCCTCCGTACCTGATATGTTGTGAATGGTTTGTAGAGAATATCCTAACAAGGGTAAAACAAGAATATCTTTACAAGGATAAAGgtggctctttctactagttTTAGGAATCGCTCGACAATGCGAATAACAGTGAAAAATGCCGCTAGCGTGTCTGGACCACTGGACATATGCGTACGACAGATGAACAATAAAGCCGATTCCAAGTTGACCAAGttagttacagttacagttaagTTAGTTATCCGCATATCACAGgggtaaaagagaaagatgtttGTTATTAACCCTAtatgtatttacaaaaaaagaagTTAAGTGAAAGTATATTTTGAGAATGTGCACTCATTTTAAGAATCAACAACCATAACTAAATATATTagcttgtgtgtgcttatttATAGTTgaataacactttaaaatacaaagattTGTTCGCTTGACCGACCGGGCAAGTTGGGGCAAACAGTTATCGGTAAACCCTGCAATTTGTATAGAATTAAATCACTGTGTGATTTGACTCTAACTTTCCAAGAGATTAAGGATACCATTAAGTCAATGAAAAAGGGATAGCACCTGGATCAGATGGACTTACTGTTGCATTATATGTGCACTTTTGGCATCTCTTAGAAACACCACTGTTTATGATGTGTCCAAAAGACTGAAGAAGAGTCTGGATCAAATTATCAGTGAAGCCCAAAATGGTTTCATGAAAGGCAACAACATAAGATTAGACTTTGAGTTGGCTGACTGTCTTGTATTACTGTATcagattctttttttccagaatttTGCAAAGAATTTTGCTTATTTGGGAGGGAAATCAAAATTTCTCAACTAACTGACAACAGAACACTTTTCCTACACAATAAAAATCTAATTCCCATAGCTCTTGATATCATCCAATCATTTTCCCTTGCCTCTGGTCTCTATTTAAACAAGTGTGAAGCTTTACATCTTTATGACTCTGGtgacaagtttatttataaaattcAAGTTAGTCTTGAATACTGGGGAATTCATGTGGGAAAAGATATTAGACAGTACCTGAAATCCACACCCCAACGTCATAGACCATACAACACAAGacatacagaaaaaataaacaatgaaactataaacaaaaacaaaacaagccctTGACCACATATCCACCGTGGCCACGTTTGCAAAATGCAGTCTGGGAATAGTCTACTCCTGCAACAGCACACCCAGGAGCCAGTCCAGAAAAGTGGACCTCAAATAAATATCAGGCTCAACCCAAAATTTCAACACAGCTTTCACTACTGTTATCAAGGAAGCCAGAATTATCTCAAATTCATCTCAAATTCAGTGATGGATTATTGCCTAACAAGCATAAACTGGAACAAAGAGAAAGATTCCTTTGGGTGGCATACCTTTTCTGTTGAAATTTAATTATCCCTTCTAAGTTGCaatcaaatgcacaaacatcaGCATAAGGAACAAAACTCTATTTTGAGACACTTGGTTTAACAGGAATATAATTTATGTGATTGATCTTTCTAATAAACAAGGAAAATTGTTTTCATGTGAGgaatttctctctgtataaATTTCCAGTACTATTAAAGAATGGGTCTATTTGTAAATAAGTTCCTTTGGGCCTAAAGCATTTGATGAAGTCAGCAATACTTTGGGAATTATAGCAGAGACCTAACCTTGCTTTGAATGGTACTTTTTTGCTTAGTTCAAGAtgtaataatacacacattttgtaatgtttcaaaATAATAAGATTTTGATAAGAGGAAAATTTCTACTGGAATTCCATTTTCCTAGCATCAACTTGATAACTACATATTTTGTCCCACACAGGTTTTGTATCCCTATTAAAACAATAGACATTGATTTTAAGATCCTCCATAATATTTATCAATGTAATTTGTACTTATCAAATGGATATTTCTGATCTATTTGTGATCTGTTTTCTGATCAAATGAGAGTGAGTCTCTTGTTCATCCGTTTTAGCAGCACAGTGACCAATATAgtgtttttgattatttaaatataaggTAGGAACTAACATTGTCTTTAATGCCTTTAATGATCATTTGAATAGCAATAAAGGCTCCTGAGTTTGTGGTTAACTGCTATATACTGTATGCCAAATATTATGTACACAAGTATGAATTCTGTATCTGTACTCCTTCTTATGCTGGTTTTAAAGGTGAGATAGATTTTGTATCAAATCCTTAAGACTGAATTCtaggaaaaacacagacacaaaaacccTAGTTCCTTCTTAAAGGTGCAGTCTGTAAGATTGAGAAGAGTGCACTTAGCTTGAAAAGCTGAACAAGTACAACTACCAGGCCCCTACCCTTCCTCTCCTATGCGTTCCAACCCTGCCTTCAAAGCCCCCTTAAATGAGGCTGATGAGCAGGTTGTGAAATatcaacacaaaaaacaaatgcaaattcatcttatagacataaaatgtaatgtaacagtAAAAGAACTAGCACACACATATTTCAGTGCTTGGATGTTTGTTCAATAAACACAACTGTCTGAAACTGTCATGAATAGTGATACATAAACAAACCACTTATGAGAACATTTACCTGTGAGGCACACATAAATATCAGTACAAACACCAAACCAATATGACTTCTTAGTCACTTCACAAAGATGTTTTCAGCaacatccaaataaaacaacGGCAACCAGCAGTGGTTAACCAAAATATTGTCCGGCTGATTAATCGGGCAGATTAATTCCATTTTGAGATAATCGGCATCGGCTGATGTCTGCGCTCAAGAGGCTGATAATCAAAAAATGTCCACAAATTATCTCACAGATTATCTGTCGCATGTACTACTGTCAGGACAAAGTGACAGTTTTAGCAAAtacaatgttatttttattcaaattacCTACCACTGCTTTTAACACTGACACCATCGTTAAGTATTTGTATGACACTACAGTGTTAGGGCTGATCATGGACAATGACATATCTGTGAACAGAGAGGAGGCACAGCACCTGAGTATGTGGTGTTCAGACAAGAGCCTAGTTCTCAACACCAGCAAAACAAAGGAGCTCATCGTTGATTTCAGAAAAGGCAGTGGTGGTCATACTCCGCTTGTCATCAATGGTGACGGAGTGGAAAGAGTATCTTGTTTCAGGTTCCTGGGCATTCACATATCTGAGGATCTATCCTGGTTGGCCAATACTACATCAATAGCAAAGAAGGCACAACAGGGAATTTACTTTCTGAGATCACTCAGGAAACTAAATCTCAAGAAAGATCTGCTTGTCATCTTCTACCGTTGCAGTATCGAAAGCATCCTCCCTTAATGCAGCTCAGCCTGGTACACCAGTTGCAGACATATCCCTCAGCAGGTCATCAACAGCGCCAATAGAGCCACAGGAGCCCATCTGCCTTCAGTACAAGAGATTTATAGCTAGTTTTCGCTGCCTCCGTACCATTAGCATCTGCAGTGTCCAAACACACCCCTGCAACCAGCTGTTCACTCTACTGCCTTCTGGTCACCGTTTCAGGAGAATAATGGCCCATACTGCCAGACTGAGGAACAGTTTCTTCCAGACCTCATGAACTTACTTCATCCTTACTACAACAGCAACCATTACAGAATGTTTACAGATGATCTAAACATTACCTAGGACATTCCCTAGTGTGTCTAGTGCATCTCAATCAATAAATCTATATTCCTATTCCTGTATCATTCACTGTACaattatgtacagtatatatattatgtaaagcATAATATAATACATATCATTATTGCACATTGTCTACCTGAACAGAATCTGAAGTTGCTATACGGCTGACGGCATTGCTACTGCCCACTACTGTATTGTTTTAGTATTGTCCACGCATGACACCTTATAATGGAATCTTAGCCTGGTCACTGGAATCTTAGCCTGTTCACTGTCATTCACACAACACCTTATACTGGAATCTTAGCCTGGTCACTGTCATTCACATGACACCTTATACTGGAATCTTAGTCTGGTCACTGTCATTCACACGACACTTTATACTGGAATCTTAGCCTGGTCAGTGTCATTCACACAACACTTTATACTGGAATCTTAGATTGGTCATTGTCATTCACATGACACCTTATACTGGAACCTTATATTGGTCACTGTCATTCACATGACAAATTATACTGGAATCTTAGCCTGGTCAGTGTCATTCACATGACACCTTATACTGGAATCTTAGCCTGGTCACTGTCATTCACACGACTGGTAATTCAGTTCTACATTGTTCCTGCCATGTTACCCCACGATTTCTTTCTtgcgtttttatttttattttttttttttttactcagtaAATTTTTTATGTTATTACAATAATTAATACAAAACATGCTTGATTACaagtaaaattatatattgtaaAATACACTCTAAAAAGTTCACGTACACAAAAACCACCCAATTACAGTAACGCGagtaaatgtatttctttactTTCCACCTCTGCCGATAATCTCTGATTATTCTTGTCCTTTGCAGTTTCATGCATGCATTTCATGATTCTGACTTCTCTTTGGCTAGTTTTCTTAAGTAGCTATctattaattttttgtttgcttttactttttGCTCTTATCTTATTGTTTGTCGTTGTATTATCGTTGTAATTTATTATCactataattttattattttatgtatatattttgttggTTTGATAGCGATGCGTGTGTTAATTGTATCTCATATGTTTGTCATTAAAATCTTGAAGGAAAGCGGCGGTAAAAGCCGTTGGTTTTCAAATTCACATTTGCCGTAGCTCTTTAAAACTGTTGGTAGTAGTACGTCACTAGACGTTTGATCGTGTGACCTCGACACGCCTTCGTAGGTGTTACGTGATCAGTGTTCTGTCGGGAATTTGGCGTTTAGCTGATTTATTCAAACAAGTTTTGCTGAGACAAACCAATGTCTAACGAACTGTTGGAAGCAATGGTAAATATCTGCATGGTAGTttgcctatttatttattttttaataaatatacagtttCTTGACCTGTTTTTcagttaaatatatatttttttcatcttaGGCAATCCAATGCTGGTCATTTAGTTCAGTTAAACAACAGACTTTATATAACtatttacattcaaatgcaTGAAAGCCTATCTAGTGATACAATGATTttcctattaaaaaaaaaacgcgAAGATGTCTGCAAAGATGCAGCTTGGGTGGAAAAGAGCTTCTCGTTCGGTATTCATTGTACATTGGTATATTttaaagttgttgttgtttttttggtataGTTTTTAAGTAAGTGACAAAGTGGTTCAATAATATGTTTGGTAATATGTGCCACCATGtggagattatatatatatatatatatatatataatctccaCTAGTTAGaaatgatgctttttttttaagaagtgattttttttattttttttttagccactTCTAGAATCAAAAGCCAAAATTCTGTCCAAAAGACCATATAGACCAGGACTTTCCTAAAGAGCAGACAAATCTGTTGAGGATGGAGGGACATCACTACTAGTTAATCTTCACTTCAAGCTCAAATTTTCAGGGTAATCTTTCTTTCGAATGTACCCTCCTGATGTCCTTCCAGAGCATGGTGCAGAGCTTGCGGGTTGTCGAGCTGCGTTCCCTCCTCTCTACTATGGGCAAGTCCAAGACTGGGCTGAAGAGGGAGCTGGTTCATCGTGCCACTGAGCACCTTCACAGAGAGTGCAGGCCTGAGCTCCTTTCCACTATCCGGGAGCTCTACCGACTCCGCCACTCCATGAAAGACTCCAGCAGCAGACGCTCGGAAGTCGTTTCCAAGCCAACGACAGACAAGGTCATTGCTACACCAACTGCCGATTGCCACAACAAACCTGAAGTGCTGGCCAGTGCCGTTCCTGAGATGCAGATGATAAAGATGCCTTTCTATCACACGCTGGAGACGATTGTACCTCCAACATCACTTGGTACAGAtcctcctcccccccaccaTTATTCTCCCTAAATTAGTCATTCATTTCCCACCCATCAGGTAAGTCTCCCCAGtcacacaaccaccaccaccaatcaAGGAGGGTGAGGCCTGTCACATGCTTACACCGAGGCACATGTAAGCTGCATGCACCATCAAGGGGGTGGAGTAACACTTTCAGAGGATGACACTATCCACCCTGTTCTGACGCATGAGCTCAGTCACCTGTGATTGGCCAGGGTcgctgtgattgacaggggagAGTGAGTAtgctgctcctctctccctgaGAGCATGGACAATTTGTTCTCTTGGTCTCCCAGCCTTGAATGGCTGTAGCCAGGGATTGAACTTTGCTCTCCCAATGATGGGGGTTTTTCTGCTGGGCCACTAGGGAACCCATAGCATTATTGATGTACTATTACACTGAGATCTGTAATATTTCTGGAATATTTACAGCAAACTTCAGATAACACGAGTATCAACCCCACCCAATCTGTTGAATGTCTCTGTAGTAATCAGCCTGTCTGTAATACAGATtttatttgaatgaaatgtTCAGTGACTCTGTGGCTTCTTTTTATTCTCTCCTGTTTACTTGCCTCAGTGCCCATATCTGCAGGTACTCCACAGGTCAACTCCCTCTCCTTTCAGCTTACTGCAAGGCAGCGGGCTCGGATAAAGAACTCTCAGTAAGTTAACTATTCCCTCACACCGGGAAAGCTAGTCAttaatagtttttgtttttgcattttcttttattacatatattagAATGATTTTCCTCTATTTGTAGGAGATAATGGTTATTATAATAATTTGCTCATAGGGTAGTGGTCTCTAATCCAGCCTTATCTCTAATTTTGTTGTCCTGTGACATCCGGCCACCTTAAATTATGGCTAGAAATGATGGTTTTCCAAAACCCAAATGTTTTTCATCTGATTCAATTGAATATGTTAACGCTTTAGGGATAAATACAGAGTGGCTCTTAAGTGAGGATTTCCTAATGGTTCCCATTTACCCCTTTACTCCTCAGTATTGCCCAAGCTGTACAGGTGGTTTTGAGGTAAGGTTGTACTGTGAAAATCAGAATGTGCCATTTCTATGGGTCACACTACAAcatctgtttgtttaatatggTATTCAGAATAGTATGTAAATAGTGTGAGGCACAAATGTGCCTATTCTTACCCATTCGTGCATGTACAGCATCAATAAATCTTAAACATATTCACTGGTGGCCTGCTGTGTTCCCATAAGTTGTCCACATTTAATTGCAGTAAATGTGCATTATGTCCATAATGATTAGAAGTGTGAGGGTCTGTGTTTACATACGTTTGATGTTcatgttttgtgcatttcagaTTTTGCTATACAGAGAGCATTGGTGTCGAAGATGATCAGTATCCACCTAGAATTACTGTTTGTGTCAACGGCGTATACTGTTTGGAACAGGTCTATTTATTAGCGGCACACAAAACGTTGCTCTATTTAATCTGGTCTATGTAAGGAAAAAATCATTTATGTTTTCTGTTGTCACTTAGTGGTGTGCTGTTCTGTATTGTTATGCAGTGTTGTCAGCTTTGTCTAAATACACTTTTGAAGTTTTTTTCCACACCAACTTTTGTCATCGTGACCAGGCTCGATATGCCTCTAATAAAGAAGGGGTGGAGCCTTCTCGTCCCTGTTGTCCAATCAATCTCACGCCATTGCTAAACCAGTTCACTGACAACCATATCCGTGTCCATTGGCATAACTTTGGCAAGGTACTCCATTCTCATTGCTTGTGCTTTTAAATTCACCATTGCTTGTGCCACTGCACTGACTAGTTACTCCagtctttatttaaaaatgtatgtgaaatgCCTTGTTTCAACTGGATAATATTCATATTGAACAGTGATGTACTCCAAACTGCAACCTTGTTTGATAAATCGTTGAGCCCCCTCCCCcatctggatgtgtgtgtgcacatgtagcACTACTCTGCAGCAGTATATCTGGTGAGGGTTTTCTCCTCACTGGATTTGCTGGAGAAGCTCCAGACCAAAGCAGTGGAGAGTCAGGAGAGCTGCAGACAGAAGAGTGAGTTCCTCTACCACCCTCATATGAACTGATCATGGAATGCTCTCTGGTGGCGAAGCAATAAAGGGAACCCTCTGTCTCTGGACCAATCCATGCCTTGTGCTGCCCATAGGTGAAGGTTCAGGCAGAAGGCAACTGGATACATTCTTGAGCATGTATATTTATGGTCATCTATCCCCAGCATCAATTTGATTCAGACACATCATGAGATTAACTACACTAAAACTCACTTGTGCATTTCTATGAATATTTTTAAGCAATTTATTCATATTAAGCTGAAATAGACAAATGGaaccatttgtttttttataatgttttttattttcatttttgtcataCTGTGTTACCTCTGTTGTACAGTTTGGGAGAAGCTGCACTGGGATCCTGAGAATGAGATTGCCACCACAAGGCTGCAAGTGTCTCTTATCTGCCCGGTGAGGATCCAGAATTCACACTGACCTTGTGACTGGGTTCAGCGTTATAGCTTTCTTTAGGAGTACTTGTTTTGGAGCTTTTGTGTTAAAAATACATCCTTGTTAGCAATtcaaataaaaccttttgttaGCATTACTCGGcactctgcagtgtgtggtAACGAGGGATTTTTATATTCTTACAAGATTCTGTACACTTTCCTTGCTTTGTGTAATAGAAGAAAATCCCATTATCTAGTATGTTTCCACCATGACATtagcagtcttttttttttttttttaacttttgatGATGAGAGAAACGTGGAAACTTTTAAAATTCTgaaaggtatgtgtgtgtgtgtgtgtgtgtgtgtgtgtgtgtgtgtgtgtgttaaaagcTGGCGAAGATGCGCATGTCTACCCCCTGTCGTGCACAGGCCTGTGCCCATCTGCAGTGCTTTGACGCTGCCTCCTACCTGCAAATGAATGAGAGGAAGCCTATAtggtcctgtcctgtctgtcaTAAGCCTGCCCTGTTCGAAACACTTCAGATCGATAGgtcttgtgcacacacacacacaccctccttgtgACAATTGATTCAAGTTAACATTGTCAAGGCATTTGTTATGGGTGTCCCTTGGTTTGAACTGAAAAACTGACATTATAGTCAGATAAATGTGCTGGTTTGGTATTTAATGTCCACAGTATTTGTTAGGGTAATGAGGGTGTCTCTCTTTTGGTTAGACATTTAAGGGGGTATTTTATTAGGATTCTcactaaacttttttttttttaaaggtagaAGCAGTAGAAAATAGAACCTATACCACAGTATAGAGGAAGTGTaggaattatatatatttttccttggTGACTACACTCTTATTGTTGGTGGAGATTAATGACGACAtttgtgggggtggtggtggtgcagtTTGCTGAGTAGCATACTCCAGAGCACAGAAGAGGAAGTGGAGAACATTGAGTACCTGTCGAATGGCTCCTGGAAAGCActaggagaggggagggagtgCTGCAAAACATCTGCTCCTTCTCCAGCCTGCATCAGTAAGGatgtcctgtctgtctgtctgatgtaGTGAGGAGCCTATGCTCATCattgttgttcttgtgtttgcatacaaaatgtaatttttggtTGTAATCATTTTGGATTAATTGGTTTTCTTCATTTAGTCAGTGTTACTGTAAGTTGTATCCCTTGATCATTTCTCTACAGCGAACAGTCCTGGGCTGCTAGACATTGTGGATCTAACCCAGGGCTCATCAGACGATGACGACAGCAACAATGTGTAAGCAGGAGAAAGATGCTGTTTGATGCATGTAAGAACTGAGCCCATGTTAACTGTGACCCTTGACTAAGAAGTCCTactgtatattttctttttttaatatccccccccccccccccccaagcaatATTATTGGGGGTCCTGTACAGTTTGCATTTTGATTGTTCTGTTTGTTGCACTTTGTATGTAGGCTGTGAGTTATATATAATGCAAGATGattaaagctttattttataTCTGTAAGGCATATCGGTGTTTCTTTTACGTCTTtggaaattacattttagtagTTCAATACGTTGTTCCTGTACACTTTGTAAACTGCATTCTGGTTTAGCAATTTCTTCTTCAAAGTATTCCAGCGTTGTTTGTATGAAGAAAGAAGCATTTTGTAAATTACTTTAGAATTAGTCAAATAAATAGTCCAT
Encoded here:
- the pias4b gene encoding LOW QUALITY PROTEIN: E3 SUMO-protein ligase PIAS4b (The sequence of the model RefSeq protein was modified relative to this genomic sequence to represent the inferred CDS: substituted 1 base at 1 genomic stop codon) gives rise to the protein MSNELLEAMSMVQSLRVVELRSLLSTMGKSKTGLKRELVHRATEHLHRECRPELLSTIRELYRLRHSMKDSSSRRSEVVSKPTTDKVIATPTADCHNKPEVLASAVPEMQMIKMPFYHTLETIVPPTSLVPISAGTPQVNSLSFQLTARQRARIKNSQXVNYSLKAVQVVLRFCYTESIGVEDDQYPPRITVCVNGVYCLEQARYASNKEGVEPSRPCCPINLTPLLNQFTDNHIRVHWHNFGKHYSAAVYLVRVFSSLDLLEKLQTKAVESQESCRQKIWEKLHWDPENEIATTRLQVSLICPLAKMRMSTPCRAQACAHLQCFDAASYLQMNERKPIWSCPVCHKPALFETLQIDSLLSSILQSTEEEVENIEYLSNGSWKALGEGRECCKTSAPSPACITNSPGLLDIVDLTQGSSDDDDSNNV